A stretch of Streptococcus chenjunshii DNA encodes these proteins:
- a CDS encoding C69 family dipeptidase — protein MGCTTVLVGKKASYDGSAMIARTEDSQNGSFCPKAFKVIQPKEQPNEYRSVLSSFRLTLPSQALSYTSVPNALPDEGIWGEAGINEANVAMSATETITSNARVLGADPLVASGIGEEDMLTLVLPYIRSAREGVERLGALLEQYGTYEANGVAFADSDEIWWLETVGGHRWIARRVPDDTYVTNPNQLGIDYFEFNNPNDYLYASDLRHFIEEHHLDLTYNHEHFNPRYAFGSQSDKDRRYNTPRSWAIQRFLNPDLQQDPQSFFQPWCQKPYRKITIEDIKYVLSNHYQDTVYDPYGLTGDQTSRHRFRPIGINRTSQTAILQIRPDQPKETRGIQWLAYGSMPFATIVPFFTQVSKTPAYFAETKAEVSTDSFYWANRLIAALADSHFQQHEDDIMAYVEKTMAQGHAMLNRVDCALAKDGSIDFEAENQAMSDFVEEATQDLLNQVLFRASNLMTNHFSASD, from the coding sequence ATGGGCTGTACAACAGTTTTAGTTGGGAAAAAAGCAAGTTATGATGGTTCAGCCATGATTGCCAGAACAGAGGATTCACAAAACGGCAGTTTTTGTCCGAAAGCATTTAAAGTCATTCAGCCAAAGGAACAGCCTAATGAATATAGATCAGTTTTATCATCATTCAGGCTGACACTGCCCAGTCAGGCTTTAAGCTATACCTCTGTCCCTAATGCTCTGCCTGATGAAGGCATTTGGGGAGAAGCAGGAATTAATGAAGCCAATGTTGCTATGAGCGCAACTGAGACAATTACCAGCAATGCGCGTGTTCTTGGAGCGGATCCGCTGGTTGCATCAGGTATTGGTGAAGAAGATATGCTGACTCTTGTTCTGCCTTATATCCGTTCTGCAAGAGAAGGAGTTGAGCGCTTAGGAGCCTTGCTTGAGCAATATGGAACCTATGAAGCTAATGGGGTGGCTTTTGCTGATTCCGATGAAATCTGGTGGCTGGAAACTGTTGGCGGACACCGCTGGATTGCCCGCCGTGTTCCAGATGATACCTATGTCACAAATCCTAATCAGCTTGGGATTGATTATTTCGAATTTAATAATCCCAATGATTACCTCTATGCCAGTGATCTGCGGCATTTTATTGAAGAACATCATTTAGATTTAACCTACAACCATGAACATTTTAACCCGCGCTATGCTTTTGGCAGCCAAAGCGATAAAGACCGCCGCTATAACACCCCGCGTTCATGGGCTATTCAGCGTTTTCTAAATCCTGATTTGCAGCAGGATCCGCAGTCATTTTTCCAGCCTTGGTGTCAAAAACCCTACCGTAAAATAACCATAGAAGACATAAAATATGTCTTAAGCAATCATTATCAAGATACAGTTTATGACCCTTACGGCCTTACAGGTGATCAGACAAGCCGGCACCGTTTTCGTCCTATTGGGATTAATCGGACAAGTCAGACAGCCATCCTGCAAATACGGCCTGACCAGCCCAAAGAAACGAGGGGCATCCAATGGCTGGCTTACGGATCAATGCCTTTTGCCACTATAGTCCCTTTCTTTACACAGGTCAGCAAAACACCTGCTTACTTTGCAGAAACAAAAGCTGAGGTATCAACAGACAGTTTTTATTGGGCTAACCGGCTGATTGCAGCCCTTGCTGACAGTCATTTCCAGCAGCATGAAGATGATATTATGGCTTATGTTGAAAAAACAATGGCACAGGGGCATGCTATGCTTAATCGGGTTGATTGCGCTTTGGCAAAAGATGGAAGCATAGATTTTGAGGCTGAGAATCAAGCAATGAGTGACTTTGTTGAAGAAGCGACTCAAGATTTGCTAAATCAGGTTCTTTTTCGAGCCAGCAATCTTATGACCAACCATTTTTCTGCAAGCGACTGA
- the whiA gene encoding DNA-binding protein WhiA — MSFTRKVKEEILNLQASDKSELSAIIKMSGSLSLASQTLSLSITTENAKIARHIYALTEAIYHTAPEVRYHQKTNLRKNRVYTVFLSQHVAEILSDLQLADSFFGHATGIEQHILDDDEAGRFYLRGVFLAAGTVRDPESGKYQLEIFSVYQDHAEDLANLLRKFMLDAKVIKRKNGAVTYLQKAEDIMDFFILVGAMKAKQAFEETKLLRETRNDLNRANNAEMANIAKTVTASMKTISNITKIKETIGFDALPSELRQVAQIRLEHPDYSLQEIADRLDTPLSKSGVNHRLRKINSIAADL, encoded by the coding sequence ATGAGTTTTACGAGAAAAGTGAAGGAAGAGATTTTGAATCTGCAGGCCAGTGATAAAAGCGAACTGTCGGCTATCATAAAAATGTCGGGCAGCCTCAGTTTGGCCAGTCAGACTCTCAGTTTGTCAATAACAACTGAAAATGCTAAAATTGCACGCCATATCTATGCTCTTACAGAAGCCATTTACCATACAGCACCTGAAGTCAGGTATCATCAAAAAACAAATTTACGCAAAAACCGTGTTTACACAGTATTCTTATCCCAGCATGTTGCAGAAATTTTATCAGATCTGCAATTGGCAGACTCATTTTTTGGTCATGCGACTGGAATTGAGCAGCATATTTTGGATGATGATGAAGCTGGGCGTTTTTACTTGCGGGGTGTATTTCTTGCCGCAGGTACTGTTCGAGATCCCGAATCAGGAAAGTACCAGCTGGAAATATTTTCGGTTTATCAGGACCATGCAGAGGATTTAGCGAATCTACTGCGCAAGTTTATGTTAGATGCCAAAGTCATTAAACGTAAAAACGGGGCTGTGACCTATCTGCAAAAGGCAGAGGATATTATGGATTTTTTCATTCTTGTCGGTGCGATGAAGGCGAAACAGGCTTTTGAGGAGACTAAACTATTAAGGGAAACACGCAATGATTTGAACCGTGCTAATAATGCAGAGATGGCCAATATAGCCAAGACTGTTACAGCCAGTATGAAGACAATCAGCAATATCACTAAAATTAAAGAAACCATCGGTTTTGATGCTCTCCCTTCTGAGCTTAGACAGGTTGCCCAAATCAGGCTGGAACATCCGGATTATTCTCTGCAGGAGATTGCCGACAGGCTTGATACGCCTTTAAGCAAAAGCGGTGTTAATCACCGTCTGCGTAAAATTAACAGTATTGCAGCTGACTTGTGA
- a CDS encoding YvcK family protein — protein MKKPKITVIGGGTGIPVILNSLRLEDVDITAVVTVADDGGSSGEIRSAMQVTPPGDLRNVLVAMSDMPKFYEKVFQYRFKEQDGALAGHPLGNLIIAGISEMQGSTYNAIQLLTKFFHITGKIYPSSEQVLTLHAVFQDGHEVVGESQIADYQGMIDHVYVTNTYNDEVPKASRKVVQAIMQSDMIVLGPGSLFTSILPNLVIPEIRQALVDTPAEVAYVCNIMTQYGETEHFTDADHVAVLNRHLGKDVIDTVLVNVEKVPQDYMDSNKFDESLVQVAHDFQGLCRAVKRVISSDFLRLENGGAFHDGKSVVEELMNLVRTGKP, from the coding sequence ATGAAAAAGCCTAAGATAACTGTTATTGGAGGCGGAACTGGTATTCCGGTAATCCTTAACAGCCTTCGTTTGGAAGATGTAGATATTACCGCTGTTGTGACAGTGGCAGATGACGGGGGGTCATCGGGAGAGATACGGTCTGCCATGCAGGTAACACCGCCGGGAGACTTGCGCAATGTGTTAGTTGCGATGAGTGATATGCCCAAATTCTATGAAAAAGTTTTTCAGTACCGGTTTAAAGAACAGGATGGGGCTTTAGCCGGCCACCCCTTAGGCAATCTCATTATTGCCGGTATTTCTGAGATGCAGGGCTCAACCTACAACGCTATCCAGCTTCTGACAAAATTCTTCCATATAACCGGCAAAATATATCCTTCAAGCGAGCAGGTTTTAACTCTGCATGCCGTCTTTCAGGATGGCCATGAAGTGGTTGGAGAAAGCCAGATTGCTGATTATCAGGGAATGATTGACCATGTTTACGTAACTAATACCTACAATGATGAAGTTCCTAAGGCCAGCCGCAAAGTTGTGCAGGCCATCATGCAGAGTGATATGATAGTTCTTGGTCCGGGATCACTCTTTACGTCGATATTACCTAATTTAGTTATCCCTGAGATTAGGCAGGCGCTCGTGGATACGCCGGCAGAAGTAGCCTATGTCTGCAATATTATGACCCAGTACGGTGAAACAGAGCATTTTACAGATGCTGATCACGTAGCTGTTCTTAACAGGCATTTAGGAAAGGATGTTATTGATACCGTTTTAGTCAATGTTGAAAAAGTGCCTCAGGATTATATGGATTCAAACAAATTTGATGAATCCTTGGTTCAGGTTGCCCACGATTTTCAAGGGCTGTGCCGAGCAGTAAAACGCGTGATTTCTTCTGATTTTTTACGCTTAGAAAATGGCGGTGCCTTTCATGACGGAAAATCTGTTGTAGAAGAGCTGATGAATTTGGTAAGGACTGGAAAACCATGA
- the rapZ gene encoding RNase adapter RapZ has translation MLDNKTSLVIVTGMSGAGKTVAIQSFEDLGYFTIDNMPPALVPKFLELAETSDDNDKVALVVDMRSRHFFKELQKILDEIELNSAVDLRILFLDATDSELVSRYKETRRSHPLAPAGRVMDGIKLERELLAPLKNLSQNVVDTTDLTPRELRKTITDQFSGDNNQSAFRIEVMSFGFKYGLPLDADLVFDVRFLPNPYYDPQMRELTGLDQKVFDYVMNHGASESFYQHLLNMLVPILPAYQKEGKSILTIAVGCTGGQHRSVAFAHRLAEELKANWTVNESHRDKNRRKETVNRS, from the coding sequence ATGCTTGATAATAAAACCAGTCTTGTCATTGTCACAGGAATGAGCGGTGCTGGTAAAACAGTAGCTATCCAGTCTTTTGAAGATTTGGGTTACTTTACAATTGATAATATGCCGCCGGCACTGGTTCCTAAATTTTTAGAGCTGGCTGAAACGAGTGATGATAATGACAAGGTCGCTTTGGTCGTCGATATGCGCAGCCGCCATTTCTTTAAAGAGCTGCAGAAGATTTTAGATGAAATTGAGCTGAACTCAGCTGTGGATTTGCGCATTCTTTTCTTAGATGCTACAGACAGTGAGCTGGTTTCCCGTTATAAAGAAACACGCCGCAGCCATCCACTCGCTCCCGCCGGCCGTGTCATGGACGGGATTAAGCTGGAACGTGAGCTGCTGGCACCTTTGAAAAATTTAAGTCAGAATGTTGTGGATACAACAGATTTAACCCCTCGGGAACTGAGAAAAACGATTACTGATCAGTTTTCCGGTGACAATAATCAGTCCGCTTTCCGTATTGAAGTCATGAGTTTTGGTTTCAAGTATGGCCTGCCTTTGGATGCAGATTTAGTTTTTGATGTCCGCTTTTTGCCAAACCCTTATTATGATCCGCAAATGCGGGAATTAACGGGTTTAGATCAGAAGGTTTTTGATTATGTTATGAACCATGGTGCTTCAGAAAGCTTCTATCAGCACTTGCTGAATATGCTTGTTCCTATTCTTCCGGCTTATCAAAAAGAAGGAAAATCTATTTTAACAATTGCTGTCGGCTGTACGGGCGGGCAGCATCGCAGTGTGGCTTTTGCCCACCGTTTAGCGGAAGAACTTAAAGCAAATTGGACGGTCAATGAAAGCCACCGTGATAAAAACCGCCGTAAGGAGACTGTGAACCGCTCATGA
- the galE gene encoding UDP-glucose 4-epimerase GalE, whose product MSILVTGGAGYIGSHTVVELIASGFDVVIVDDFSNSSPEVLNRLHTITGQDIPFYEGSILDKKLLNQIFQENTIESVIHFAAFKAVGESVAEPLKYYHNNITGTIVLLEAMTENKVKNIVFSSSATVYGMNNISPLTEDMPTSATNPYGYTKVMMEQILNDVVAADKEWSLTNLRYFNPIGAHKSGLIGEAPNGIPNNIMPYITQVAVGRLQELNVFGDDYDTPDGTGVRDYIHVVDLAKGHVLAVKNNLEHKGAKVYNLGTGTGYSVLDLVKTFETVNHVAIPYTIKARRAGDIATCYADPTKAKTELGWEAKKELSDMVKDSWRWQSQNPTGYQK is encoded by the coding sequence ATGTCCATTTTAGTAACCGGCGGGGCTGGCTATATTGGCAGCCATACCGTTGTAGAACTGATTGCATCAGGATTTGATGTTGTTATTGTTGATGATTTTTCTAACAGCTCTCCTGAGGTGTTAAACAGACTGCATACAATTACCGGTCAAGACATTCCTTTTTATGAAGGTTCAATTTTAGATAAGAAACTATTGAATCAGATTTTTCAAGAGAATACCATTGAATCAGTTATTCATTTCGCAGCTTTTAAAGCAGTGGGAGAATCGGTTGCAGAACCTCTGAAATACTATCATAATAATATTACAGGTACTATTGTCCTCTTAGAAGCCATGACTGAAAATAAGGTGAAAAATATTGTCTTCAGTTCCAGCGCTACTGTGTATGGTATGAATAATATTTCGCCGCTGACGGAAGATATGCCTACATCGGCCACTAATCCTTACGGTTACACAAAAGTAATGATGGAGCAGATTCTTAATGATGTTGTTGCTGCAGATAAGGAATGGTCGCTGACTAATTTACGTTATTTTAACCCCATTGGAGCACACAAAAGCGGTTTAATTGGGGAAGCGCCAAATGGTATTCCCAATAATATTATGCCTTACATCACTCAAGTCGCAGTGGGAAGGCTGCAGGAACTCAATGTTTTCGGTGATGACTACGATACACCTGATGGTACCGGTGTTCGCGATTATATTCATGTTGTCGACTTGGCTAAGGGTCATGTCTTAGCAGTAAAAAATAATCTTGAACATAAAGGGGCTAAGGTCTATAATCTAGGAACCGGCACTGGCTACAGTGTCCTTGACTTAGTTAAAACCTTTGAAACTGTTAATCACGTAGCTATCCCTTACACTATTAAAGCCCGCCGCGCAGGCGATATCGCTACCTGTTATGCGGACCCGACTAAAGCAAAGACAGAACTGGGATGGGAAGCGAAAAAAGAGTTATCAGATATGGTTAAGGATTCATGGAGATGGCAAAGCCAAAATCCTACTGGCTATCAGAAATAA
- a CDS encoding DUF4832 domain-containing protein, translated as MKKKVLISLIVLSVVGLSFLISTYFMKRAIYKRSFSYSDELLANPLMGYAPPAIEETVSDDINLVYVDITWKELESEKGVYNWEAIEEENQFSRWQEEGKHLVLRFVLDYPSDKKHQDVPEWLTSELDDSGDWYNSELGKGFSPNYGDENLIAYYRKAVEAMGQRWGNEELISFIELGGLGHWGEWHVDLEAGIRQLPDASVREQYVEPWVAAFPKADLLMRRSFSAADKYQLGIYNDMAGDLESTDEWLDWIESGGVYDQTGEADIVAMPEVWQESPIGGEFTSSHSMKTMLVKNLEQTVELIRDSHTTFLGPKIAQNVNDNKKGYDTVLKNMGYRLWLSEADLKENTDSTKLTMTWQNSGVAPFYRNWQAYVYVQDLTGTVVEKVELPLDLSSLLPEDEQSLSVDLTTDGVAEATRNQYRISVGIVDPMTGKDAVHFAVKGQEEQERLVLFE; from the coding sequence ATGAAAAAAAAAGTGCTGATAAGTTTAATTGTTCTAAGCGTTGTAGGCTTAAGTTTTTTAATTTCAACGTATTTTATGAAAAGAGCTATTTATAAAAGAAGTTTTTCTTATTCTGATGAACTGCTGGCTAACCCTTTGATGGGCTATGCACCGCCAGCTATTGAAGAGACAGTATCCGACGATATCAATTTGGTCTATGTTGACATCACTTGGAAGGAATTAGAATCTGAAAAAGGTGTGTATAACTGGGAAGCTATTGAGGAAGAAAACCAGTTCAGCAGATGGCAGGAGGAAGGAAAACACCTTGTCTTACGCTTTGTTTTAGATTATCCGTCTGATAAAAAACACCAAGATGTCCCTGAATGGCTGACTTCTGAGCTGGATGATTCAGGTGACTGGTACAATTCAGAATTAGGTAAGGGCTTTTCGCCTAATTACGGCGATGAAAACCTGATTGCTTACTACCGAAAAGCTGTTGAGGCAATGGGACAGCGCTGGGGCAACGAGGAATTAATCAGCTTTATTGAACTCGGTGGTTTGGGACATTGGGGAGAGTGGCATGTTGACCTTGAAGCAGGTATCAGACAGCTCCCTGATGCATCGGTAAGAGAACAGTATGTCGAGCCTTGGGTGGCTGCCTTTCCTAAGGCAGACTTACTGATGCGCCGTTCTTTTTCGGCAGCTGATAAATATCAGCTGGGTATTTACAATGATATGGCCGGTGATTTGGAAAGTACTGATGAATGGCTGGATTGGATTGAATCCGGCGGAGTTTACGACCAGACGGGAGAAGCAGATATTGTAGCTATGCCGGAAGTTTGGCAGGAGTCACCGATTGGCGGTGAATTTACAAGTTCTCATAGTATGAAGACCATGCTTGTCAAAAATTTAGAACAGACAGTTGAGCTTATCCGAGATTCCCATACAACGTTTCTTGGGCCTAAAATTGCTCAAAATGTTAATGATAATAAAAAAGGATATGACACTGTTTTAAAAAATATGGGTTACCGTTTGTGGCTTTCTGAAGCCGATTTGAAAGAAAATACAGATTCAACAAAACTGACAATGACCTGGCAGAATTCAGGAGTAGCGCCTTTTTACAGAAACTGGCAGGCTTATGTCTATGTTCAGGACCTTACAGGAACAGTTGTTGAAAAGGTTGAGCTCCCTCTTGATTTATCCAGCCTGCTTCCGGAAGACGAGCAAAGTCTTTCTGTAGACCTGACCACCGACGGAGTTGCAGAGGCCACCAGAAATCAGTACCGCATTTCAGTAGGGATTGTCGATCCGATGACCGGTAAAGATGCCGTACATTTTGCGGTAAAAGGCCAGGAAGAACAAGAACGTTTAGTTTTATTTGAGTAA
- the pelG gene encoding exopolysaccharide Pel transporter PelG — MAGIGFELRKIHNQAGLLAKQKAYSYAGIIYGGPVILGILLNTAVVVLSLSGKMDSSQRDSIMVLISYAILASLAVSSLFSFIVTRYVSDMLYERKTDRILPSFYASSACVLLLGEILYGTFLLFSGISSLDMFISLLLFGELTVIWNAMNYLTVVKDYRSIILGFSAAVLTTLFCGFLSISYAVPSGLLLSVALAYGLMLLWFVWLLNRYFPHNHQRSFEFLQWFDSFFDLFKVGVYLFIGLFAHIVIIWFSPLGKEMAGLFRSAPSYDIPAMFAFLTTLVSTVNFVISVEVFFYPKFKTYYQLYNEGGNLLEIEESEVEMLEVLNNELKYLGWKQLLATILIMFAGTLLLDYLPLGFNGQMRGYFQTLCLAYGLYAVGNAYLMALLYFADYKGAKNCAGLFAAASLSLTILSQFFGKPFYGFGFLAAGALLFIFASARLNAYTEDLPYHVLGSQPLYHSKQNGLFTYLAKRLGKVRN, encoded by the coding sequence ATGGCAGGTATAGGCTTTGAACTAAGGAAAATTCATAATCAGGCAGGACTGTTAGCAAAACAAAAGGCCTACAGCTATGCCGGCATCATCTATGGCGGACCGGTTATACTGGGGATACTGCTTAATACTGCTGTTGTTGTTTTGAGCCTGTCTGGGAAAATGGACAGCAGTCAGCGTGACAGCATAATGGTTTTAATTTCTTATGCGATTTTGGCTTCCTTAGCAGTCTCTAGTCTTTTTTCCTTTATTGTGACACGCTATGTTTCTGATATGCTTTATGAGCGTAAAACAGATCGTATTCTGCCTTCCTTTTATGCCTCCAGCGCCTGTGTCTTGCTCTTAGGGGAGATTCTGTATGGAACATTTTTGCTGTTTTCAGGCATTTCATCATTGGACATGTTTATTTCTCTGCTATTGTTTGGAGAGCTTACGGTCATTTGGAATGCTATGAATTATTTAACAGTTGTTAAAGATTACCGAAGTATTATTCTGGGATTTTCAGCTGCCGTTCTGACGACTCTTTTCTGCGGATTTTTAAGCATTTCATATGCTGTGCCATCAGGACTGCTTTTAAGTGTAGCTTTAGCTTACGGTCTCATGCTTTTGTGGTTTGTTTGGCTTTTAAATCGTTATTTTCCTCATAATCATCAGCGGTCTTTTGAATTTTTGCAATGGTTTGACTCCTTTTTTGATTTATTCAAAGTTGGTGTTTATCTGTTTATCGGGCTTTTTGCCCATATCGTCATCATTTGGTTCAGCCCCTTGGGCAAAGAAATGGCAGGCCTCTTTCGCAGTGCTCCGTCTTATGATATTCCAGCCATGTTTGCTTTCTTGACTACTTTAGTATCAACTGTAAATTTTGTGATATCGGTGGAGGTCTTCTTTTATCCGAAATTCAAAACCTACTACCAGCTGTATAATGAAGGAGGCAATCTTTTAGAAATTGAAGAAAGTGAAGTAGAAATGCTGGAAGTCCTTAATAATGAATTAAAATATTTGGGCTGGAAACAATTGCTGGCTACCATATTGATTATGTTTGCAGGAACCCTTCTTTTGGATTATCTGCCCTTAGGTTTTAACGGACAAATGCGGGGCTACTTCCAAACTCTTTGCTTGGCTTACGGCCTCTATGCTGTCGGGAATGCTTATTTGATGGCACTGCTGTATTTCGCTGACTACAAAGGAGCAAAGAACTGCGCCGGACTTTTTGCAGCAGCCAGCCTTTCTTTAACCATTCTTTCACAGTTTTTTGGCAAGCCTTTTTACGGTTTTGGTTTTCTTGCAGCAGGAGCACTTCTGTTTATCTTTGCTTCTGCTAGATTAAACGCCTATACGGAAGATTTGCCTTACCATGTATTAGGAAGCCAGCCCCTGTATCACTCTAAACAAAACGGCCTCTTTACCTACTTGGCTAAACGGTTAGGGAAAGTCAGAAACTAA